In Scylla paramamosain isolate STU-SP2022 chromosome 31, ASM3559412v1, whole genome shotgun sequence, one DNA window encodes the following:
- the LOC135116481 gene encoding charged multivesicular body protein 4c-like — translation MSIFGKIFGGGKNEKAPTTGEAIQKLRDTEEMLVKKQDFLEKKIQQEISIAKQNGTKNKRVALQALKRKKRYDKQLQQIDGTLSTIEMQREALESANTNTNVLETMSNAAKALKAAHKHMNVDEVHDMMDDIAEQQDVAKEISDAISNPVGFGEDVDEDDLLAELEELEQEELDEKLLNTGESVAELPEVPTGNLARVERKKKEEEDDEMAELAAWAS, via the exons ATGAGTATATTTGGCAAGATCTTCGGGGGAGGGAAGAACGAGAAGGCGCCCACCACAGGGGAAGCTATCCAGAAACTGCGAGACACCGAAGAAATGTTGGTAAAAAAGCAAGATTTTTTGGAGAAGAAAATCCAACAAGAAATTTCCATCGCCAAACAGAATGGAACCAAGAACAAGAGAG TGGCTCTGCAAGCCCTGAAACGTAAGAAGAGGTACGACAAGCAGCTGCAGCAGATTGATGGAACCCTAAGCACAATAGAGATGCAGCGTGAGGCTCTCGAGTCagccaacaccaacaccaatgtCCTGGAGACCATGAGCAATGCAGCCAAGGCTCTCAAGGCAGCACACAAGCACAT GAATGTGGATGAGGTGCACGACATGATGGACGACATTGCCGAGCAGCAGGATGTGGCCAAGGAGATCTCAGATGCCATCTCCAACCCTGTCGGCTTCGGGGAAGACGTAGATGAG GATGATCTTCTTGCTGAGTTGGAAGAACTAGAACAGGAGGAGCTGGACGAGAAGCTACTCAACACTGGGGAGTCAGTGGCAGAGCTTCCTGAGGTGCCCACAGGAAACTTGGCCCGTGTAGaacggaagaagaaggaggaggaggatgacgaaaTGGCTGAACTGGCTGCCTGGGCCTCCTAA
- the LOC135116482 gene encoding uncharacterized protein LOC135116482, translated as MIAETPIRPLACPASLLAPRLHTTRHLFWPSGVLGHGDMASIPQTLQLTKAAQKQQRSGGGNSASIGSYCGMAETDQPARYNSKLMNSIWGRYNEHSVHNFKSLQCGVMAAAGAQNAQEVGQAMMQPPSPSLSSSAMKRRLRELGEAVSTNFMDNLNQY; from the exons ATGATTGCGGAGACTCCCATCCGCCCCTTAGCctgccctgcctccctcctcgccCCGCGGCTGCACACCACAAGGCACCTGTTCTGGCCTTCGGGAGTCCTTGGACACG GAGACATGGCATCCATCCCACAAACGTTGCAGCTGACTAAGGCTGCACAGAAGCAACAACGTAGTGGAGGGGGAAATTCTGCTTCCATCGGCTCCTACTGTGGTATGGCAG AGACGGACCAGCCAGCTCGGTACAATAGCAAGCTGATGAACAGCATCTGGGGACGCTACAATGAACACTCCGTGCACAACTTCAAGTCCCTGCAGTGCGGTGTGATGGCTGCAGCTGGTGCTCAGAATGCCCAGGAAGTTGGGCAGGCAATGATGCAGcccccttcaccctctctcaGCTCTAG TGCTATGAAGAGGCGCCTGAGGGAGCTTGGAGAGGCTGTGTCTACCAACTTCATGGACAACCTGAACCAGTACTGA